One part of the Humulus lupulus chromosome 9, drHumLupu1.1, whole genome shotgun sequence genome encodes these proteins:
- the LOC133799436 gene encoding uncharacterized protein LOC133799436: MDKQFTNFLELFKKLHINIPFAKALEQMPSYVKFMKDILSKKRKMEDFETVALTEECSAILQKKLPPKLRDPGSFTIPCTIGRIEGINALCDLGASINLMPLSVFKRLQLGEAKPITVTLQLANRSLAHPRWVIEDVLVKVDKFIFPANFIVLDMEEDSNVPIILGRPFLATGQALIDVSEG, translated from the coding sequence ATGGACAAGCAGTTTACTAATTTCCTGGAATTATTCAAGAAACTGCACATCAACATTCCATTTGCGAAGGCCTTAGAGCAAATGCCGAGCTATGTCAAGTTCATGAAGGACATCttgtccaagaagaggaagatggagGACTTTGAAACTGTGGCATTGACGGAAGAGTGTAGTGCTATACTGCAAAAGAAGCTCCCTCCTAAACtgagagatcctgggagtttcacaATACCGTGCACTATTGGGAGAATTGAGGGAATAAATGCTCTTTGTGATTTGGGGGCTAGTATCAACCTGATGCCATTGTCAGTTTTCAAGAGATTGCAACTTGGAGAAGCCAAGCCCATAACTGTAACTTTGCAACTAGCTAATCGTTCGTTGGCACATCCAAGATGGGTAATTGAAGATGTCCTTGTCAAAGTGGACAAGTTTATTTTTCCTGCCAATTTCAtagttcttgatatggaagaGGATAGCAATGTTCCCATTATCCTTGGGAGGCCCTTCTTGGCAACAGGCCAAGCACTTATAGATGTGTCAGAAGGGTGA